One segment of Manihot esculenta cultivar AM560-2 chromosome 4, M.esculenta_v8, whole genome shotgun sequence DNA contains the following:
- the LOC110612585 gene encoding uncharacterized protein LOC110612585, which produces MDYQQWIIDGNYFRRKKKPLSSSPLLSSSRCQTLLFIVVATAAAIPATVVAAVAVARCCCCSRCHRCCRCHCRSLLLPLPLAATAGDLVQASDLRVGMHSAIACATHATLSSNCCCCAEQQQLVLLCNMHAASCAVAAMQHEH; this is translated from the exons ATGGACTATCAGCAATGGATTATCGACGGAAATTACTTCCGTCGGAAAAAAAAA CCGCTGtcttcctctcctctcctctcctcttctcGATGCCAGACCCTTCTCTTTATCGTTGTCGCCACCGCTGCTGCTATTCCCGCTACTGTCGTCGCCGCTGTTGCTGTCGCTCGTTGCTGCTGCTGTTCCCGCTGTCACCGCTGTTGTCGCTGCCACTGCCGCTCCCTGCTGTTACCACTGCCGCTCGCCGCCACTGCTGGTGACCTTGTTCAAGCTAGCGATTTGAGAGTGGG CATGCATTCTGCAATAGCTTGTGCTACTCATGCTACACTCAGCAGCAACTGCTGCTGCTGTGCAGAGCAACAACAACTTGTGCTGCTCTGCAACATGCATGCAGCATCTTGTGCTGTTGCTGCTATGCAGCATGAGCACTAG